One genomic segment of Oncorhynchus kisutch isolate 150728-3 linkage group LG15, Okis_V2, whole genome shotgun sequence includes these proteins:
- the LOC109905132 gene encoding RNA-binding motif protein, X chromosome isoform X1 has product MAEADRPGKLFIGGLDTETDEKALEKYFSKYGRIVEVLLMKDRETNKSRGFAFVTFESPADAKDAAREMNGKSLDGKPIKVEQATKPTFGRGPPPMHPRSRGPPRGLRGSRGAPSGMRGPPSRDYYDNIGIVEPFFKGISSRGPPPLKRGPPIRNGGPPPKRHAPSPMGRTPMSRDRDPYGPPPPRRESMSRRDDYPSPRDDYYSTKDSYSSRDYTSSRDTRDYAPPPRDYPQSSSRDDYGSMSRGYSERDGYGGGREPKSYMERPSAAAYREPYGGYGNSRSAPPSRAPQPSYNGSGGSSRYDDYGSSSRDGYGGRESYPSSRSDPYPPSRGERMGRQERGPAPPIERGYPPRDAYSGSSRGAPRGGRGGTRVDRGIARSRY; this is encoded by the exons ATGGCAGAGGCAGACCGACCAGGGAAGCTATTCATCGGAGGCCTGGACACTGAAACTGACGAAAAGGCCCTTGAGAAGTATTTCAGCAAATATGGCAGAATAGTGGAAg TTCTGTTGATGAAAGATCGGGAAACAAACAAATCAAGAGGTTTTGCTTTTGTGACCTTTGAGAGTCCTGCAGATGCAAAGGATGCTGCACGTGAAATGAATGGGAAG TCGCTTGATGGAAAGCCCATCAAGGTTGAACAAGCTACGAAACCTACTTTTGGACGCGGCCCACCACCCATGCATCCACGCAGCCGTGGTCCCCCTAGAGGCCTTCGAGGATCTAGAGGAGCACCAAGTGGAATGAGGGGTCCACCATCCAGAG ACTACTATGATAACATAGGAATTGTAGAACCCTTTTTCAAAGGGATTTCATCCAGAGGCCCCCCACCACTGAAGAGAGGACCTCCGATTCGTAATGGAGGCCCCCCACCCAAGAGACACGCTCCTTCTCCTATGGGTAGAA CTCCCATGTCCAGGGACAGGGACCCCTATGGCCCACCCCCTCCCCGCAGAGAGTCAATGTCCAGAAGGGATGATTACCCATCACCAAGGGATGACTATTACAGCACAAAGGACAG CTATTCTAGCCGGGACTATACGAGTTCCAGGGATACAAGGGACTACGCACCACCACCAAGGGATTATCCCCAATCCAGTTCCCGTGATGACTATGGGTCAATGTCCAGGGGCTACAG TGAGCGTGATGGCTATGGTGGAGGCCGGGAACCCAAAAGCTATATGGAGCGCCCTAGTGCAGCCGCCTATCGAGAGCCCTACGGTGGTTACG GTAACTCACGCAGCGCCCCACCCTCAAGGGCCCCCCAACCATCCTACAATGGCAGTGGCGGAAGCAGTCGCTATGACGACTATGGCAGCAGTTCCCGGGATGGCTATGGCGGTCGTGAAAGTTACCCCAGCAGTCGAAGTGACCCATACCCCCCTAGCCGTGGTGAGCGAATGGGCAGGCAGGAGCGGGGGCCAGCGCCCCCTATCGAGAGAGGCTACCCTCCTCGTGACGCGTACAGTGGCTCAAGTCGTGGAGCACCCCGTGGTGGCCGCGGAGGCACCAGAGTCGATAGAGGAATTGCCCGCAGCAGATACTGA
- the LOC109905132 gene encoding RNA-binding motif protein, X chromosome isoform X3: protein MAEADRPGKLFIGGLDTETDEKALEKYFSKYGRIVEVLLMKDRETNKSRGFAFVTFESPADAKDAAREMNGKSLDGKPIKVEQATKPTFGRGPPPMHPRSRGPPRGLRGSRGAPSGMRGPPSREPFFKGISSRGPPPLKRGPPIRNGGPPPKRHAPSPMGRTPMSRDRDPYGPPPPRRESMSRRDDYPSPRDDYYSTKDSYSSRDYTSSRDTRDYAPPPRDYPQSSSRDDYGSMSRGYSERDGYGGGREPKSYMERPSAAAYREPYGGYGKIDHLSIMDKSCSSLPQPAQCPPGSWRPYMHRKGNIQKAS from the exons ATGGCAGAGGCAGACCGACCAGGGAAGCTATTCATCGGAGGCCTGGACACTGAAACTGACGAAAAGGCCCTTGAGAAGTATTTCAGCAAATATGGCAGAATAGTGGAAg TTCTGTTGATGAAAGATCGGGAAACAAACAAATCAAGAGGTTTTGCTTTTGTGACCTTTGAGAGTCCTGCAGATGCAAAGGATGCTGCACGTGAAATGAATGGGAAG TCGCTTGATGGAAAGCCCATCAAGGTTGAACAAGCTACGAAACCTACTTTTGGACGCGGCCCACCACCCATGCATCCACGCAGCCGTGGTCCCCCTAGAGGCCTTCGAGGATCTAGAGGAGCACCAAGTGGAATGAGGGGTCCACCATCCAGAG AACCCTTTTTCAAAGGGATTTCATCCAGAGGCCCCCCACCACTGAAGAGAGGACCTCCGATTCGTAATGGAGGCCCCCCACCCAAGAGACACGCTCCTTCTCCTATGGGTAGAA CTCCCATGTCCAGGGACAGGGACCCCTATGGCCCACCCCCTCCCCGCAGAGAGTCAATGTCCAGAAGGGATGATTACCCATCACCAAGGGATGACTATTACAGCACAAAGGACAG CTATTCTAGCCGGGACTATACGAGTTCCAGGGATACAAGGGACTACGCACCACCACCAAGGGATTATCCCCAATCCAGTTCCCGTGATGACTATGGGTCAATGTCCAGGGGCTACAG TGAGCGTGATGGCTATGGTGGAGGCCGGGAACCCAAAAGCTATATGGAGCGCCCTAGTGCAGCCGCCTATCGAGAGCCCTACGGTGGTTACGGTAAGATTGACCACTTAAGCATAATGGACAAAAGTTGCTCCAGTCTCCCACAACCTGCTCAATGTCCCCCTGGGAGCTGGAGACCTTACATGCACCGCAAGGGAAACATCCAAAAAGCCTCTTAA
- the LOC109905131 gene encoding rho guanine nucleotide exchange factor 6-like isoform X1, with translation MNPEEQTVTWLISLGVLNSPKKNIADPEEFLKTSLKDGVVLCKLMERLVPGTVPKYCQEPRNEAECIANIKEFLRGCTSLKVEGFEPECLYSGEKFNKVLTTLLGVNFATQDCGTERSCPQSGTPAPSQSTTSHTHTSSRSKSLPRQSKPAEMSENGGGGLVLVKARFQFKQNNEDELSFNKGDLISVSRQEEGGWWEGSLNGKTGWFPSNYVREVKPCDKPVSPKASQLTKNYYTVVVQDILEHEREFVKELQTMLSCYLRPLKASNKLSNTDSGSLSGNLEEILTFQQGLVLALDECTKVPESQQRLAACYLNLIGQIRRLYRSYCSSHPSAVCVLTDHSEELGTFMESQGASPPGILTLTTSLSKPFMRLDKYPILLQELERHMEEAHPDYSDILKVTVAFKSLVAQCQDLRKRKNLELQILSEPVRGWEGDSMKSLGHVAYMSLVHMQNGTNEEKEERYLMMFPGVLVLLSASPRMSGFIYQGRLPLTGSTVSRQTEDTENGHYTFEITGSTMDRITVFCSNPQELQEWLDHLHAYSEGASPVGTFIKPVSMVGTPTHLPSFSTPSQANRGPLEPPKTTKPWSLSCLRPAPPLKPSAALGYKERMSSILKDSSKSSGPIKNFFPKRRAERKHSDEEFLLRKSTAALEEDAQILKVIEAYCTGASQHQACQHQASTAVRKVCVPQVLLPEEEKIMVEEMKNNGQTSIEEKSLVDAVYALKDEVLELKKENKWMKQCMEEEQKSRKELERVVRKLAKQKNDCAWEDGGH, from the exons ATGAACCCAGAGGAGCAGACCGTAACGTGGCTGATATCATTAGGGGTGCTTAATTCACCCAAGAAAAACATAGCTGACCCAGAAGAATTTCTGAAAACATCTCTGAAAGATGGGGTCGTCTTGTGCAAACTCATGGAGCGGCTCGTGCCCGGCACTGTTCCAAAG TACTGTCAGGAACCGAGGAACGAAGCCGAATGCATCGCCAATATCAAGGAGTTTCTGAGAGGATGCACATCCTTAAAAGTAGAG ggatttgaaccagagtGCCTGTACTCTGGTGAGAAATTTAACAAAGTGCTGACCACTCTGCTGGGAGTCAACTTCGCCACCCAAG ACTGTGGCACTGAGAGGTCATGTCCCCAGTCCGGCACACCTGCTCCTAGCCAGTccaccacctcacacacacacacctcctccaggTCCAAGTCCCTGCCCAGACAATCCAAACCAGCA GAGATGTCGGAGAACGGCGGAGGCGGGCTGGTGCTGGTGAAGGCGCGCTTCCAGTTCAAGCAGAACAACGAGGATGAGCTGTCCTTCAACAAGGGAGACCTGATCAGTGTGTCGCGCCAGGAGGAGGGCGGCTGGTGGGAGGGCTCGCTCAACGGCAAGACGGGCTGGTTCCCCAGCAACTATGTCCGCGAGGTCAAGCCCTGTG ATAAACCTGTGTCTCCTAAAGCATCTCAACTGACCAAGAACTACTACACTGTG GTGGTGCAGGACATCCTGGAGCATGAGAGGGAGTTTGTCAAGGAGCTGCAGACAATGTTGAGCTGTTACCTACGACCCCTAAAGGCCAGCAACAA GCTGAGCAATACAGACAGTGGCAGTCTGAGTGGTAACCTGGAGGAGATCCTCACCTTCCAGCAGGGTCTGGTTCTTGCTCTGGACGAGTGCACCAA AGTTCCAGAGAGCCAGCAGCGATTGGCTGCCTGCTACCTCAACCTGATTGGTCAGATCAGGAGGCTGTACCGGTCATACTGTTCCAGTCACCCCTCGGCTGTCTGCGTACTCACTGACCACAG tGAGGAGCTGGGTACGTTCATGGAGAGCCAGGGGGCCAGTCCACCAGGCATCCTGACCCTGACCACCAGCCTGAGTAAACCCTTCATGAGGCTGGACAAGTATCCCATCCTGCTGCAGGAGCTGGAGAGACATatggag GAGGCCCACCCGGACTACAGTGACATCTTGAAGGTTACGGTGGCTTTTAAAAGCTTGGTG GCCCAGTGTCAGGACCTGCGGAAACGTAAGAACCTGGAACTACAGATCCTGTCGGAGCCAgtgagaggctgggagggagacAGCATGAAGTCTCTGGGTCACGTGGCCTACATGTCCCTGGTCCACATGCAGAACGGGACCAATGAG GAGAAGGAGGAGCGCTACCTCATGATGTTTCCCGGTGTGCTGGTCCTGCTGTCTGCTAGTCCGCGCATGAGCGGCTTCATATACCAG ggaagGCTGCCACTGACAGGCTCCACAGTCTCCAGGCAGACGGAGGACACGGAGAATGGCCACTACACCTTTGAGATCACAG gaagcacaaTGGATCGCATCACAGTGTTCTGCAGTAACCCCCAGGAGCTGCAGGAGTGGCTGGACCATCTCCATGCCTACAGTGAAGGAGCCAGCCCCGTGGGCACCTTTATCAAG CCGGTCAGTATGGTGGGCACCCCCACTCACCTGCCCAGCTTCAGCACCCCCAGCCAGGCCAACCGGGGACCCCTGGAGCCCCCCAAGACCACCAAGCCCTGGTCTCTGAGCTGCCTGCGCCCCGCCCCACCCCTCAAGCCCTCCGCTGCACTGGGCTACAAGGAG AGGATGTCTTCTATCTTGAAG GACTCCAGTAAGAGCTCTGGGCCCATTAAGAATTTCTTCCCAAAACGCAGAGCAGAAAGGAAACATTCTGACGAGGAGTTCCTCTTACGGAAAA GTACAGCTGCTCTGGAGGAGGATGCCCAGATTCTGAAAGTGATCGAGGCCTACTGCACAGGGGCCAGCCAGCATCAGGCCTGCCAGCATCAGGCCAGCACAG CGGTGAGGAAAGTGTGTGTCCCTCAGGTCCTGCTGCCGGAGGAAGAGAAGATCATGGTGGAGGAGATGAAGAACAACGGTCAGACAAGCATAGAGGAAAA GAGTCTGGTTGATGCAGTATATGCTTTAAAGGATGAGGTCCTTGAATTAAAGAAG GAGAACAAGTGGATGAAGCAATGTATGGAGGAAGAGCAGAAGTCTCGTAAGGAGCTGGAGAGAGTGGTCAGGAAGCTGGCCAAGCAGAAGAACGACTGTGCTTGGGAGGATGGAGGACACTGA
- the LOC109905132 gene encoding RNA-binding motif protein, X chromosome isoform X2 produces MAEADRPGKLFIGGLDTETDEKALEKYFSKYGRIVEVLLMKDRETNKSRGFAFVTFESPADAKDAAREMNGKSLDGKPIKVEQATKPTFGRGPPPMHPRSRGPPRGLRGSRGAPSGMRGPPSREPFFKGISSRGPPPLKRGPPIRNGGPPPKRHAPSPMGRTPMSRDRDPYGPPPPRRESMSRRDDYPSPRDDYYSTKDSYSSRDYTSSRDTRDYAPPPRDYPQSSSRDDYGSMSRGYSERDGYGGGREPKSYMERPSAAAYREPYGGYGNSRSAPPSRAPQPSYNGSGGSSRYDDYGSSSRDGYGGRESYPSSRSDPYPPSRGERMGRQERGPAPPIERGYPPRDAYSGSSRGAPRGGRGGTRVDRGIARSRY; encoded by the exons ATGGCAGAGGCAGACCGACCAGGGAAGCTATTCATCGGAGGCCTGGACACTGAAACTGACGAAAAGGCCCTTGAGAAGTATTTCAGCAAATATGGCAGAATAGTGGAAg TTCTGTTGATGAAAGATCGGGAAACAAACAAATCAAGAGGTTTTGCTTTTGTGACCTTTGAGAGTCCTGCAGATGCAAAGGATGCTGCACGTGAAATGAATGGGAAG TCGCTTGATGGAAAGCCCATCAAGGTTGAACAAGCTACGAAACCTACTTTTGGACGCGGCCCACCACCCATGCATCCACGCAGCCGTGGTCCCCCTAGAGGCCTTCGAGGATCTAGAGGAGCACCAAGTGGAATGAGGGGTCCACCATCCAGAG AACCCTTTTTCAAAGGGATTTCATCCAGAGGCCCCCCACCACTGAAGAGAGGACCTCCGATTCGTAATGGAGGCCCCCCACCCAAGAGACACGCTCCTTCTCCTATGGGTAGAA CTCCCATGTCCAGGGACAGGGACCCCTATGGCCCACCCCCTCCCCGCAGAGAGTCAATGTCCAGAAGGGATGATTACCCATCACCAAGGGATGACTATTACAGCACAAAGGACAG CTATTCTAGCCGGGACTATACGAGTTCCAGGGATACAAGGGACTACGCACCACCACCAAGGGATTATCCCCAATCCAGTTCCCGTGATGACTATGGGTCAATGTCCAGGGGCTACAG TGAGCGTGATGGCTATGGTGGAGGCCGGGAACCCAAAAGCTATATGGAGCGCCCTAGTGCAGCCGCCTATCGAGAGCCCTACGGTGGTTACG GTAACTCACGCAGCGCCCCACCCTCAAGGGCCCCCCAACCATCCTACAATGGCAGTGGCGGAAGCAGTCGCTATGACGACTATGGCAGCAGTTCCCGGGATGGCTATGGCGGTCGTGAAAGTTACCCCAGCAGTCGAAGTGACCCATACCCCCCTAGCCGTGGTGAGCGAATGGGCAGGCAGGAGCGGGGGCCAGCGCCCCCTATCGAGAGAGGCTACCCTCCTCGTGACGCGTACAGTGGCTCAAGTCGTGGAGCACCCCGTGGTGGCCGCGGAGGCACCAGAGTCGATAGAGGAATTGCCCGCAGCAGATACTGA
- the LOC109905131 gene encoding rho guanine nucleotide exchange factor 6-like isoform X2 yields the protein MNPEEQTVTWLISLGVLNSPKKNIADPEEFLKTSLKDGVVLCKLMERLVPGTVPKYCQEPRNEAECIANIKEFLRGCTSLKVEGFEPECLYSGEKFNKVLTTLLGVNFATQDCGTERSCPQSGTPAPSQSTTSHTHTSSRSKSLPRQSKPAEMSENGGGGLVLVKARFQFKQNNEDELSFNKGDLISVSRQEEGGWWEGSLNGKTGWFPSNYVREVKPCDKPVSPKASQLTKNYYTVVVQDILEHEREFVKELQTMLSCYLRPLKASNKLSNTDSGSLSGNLEEILTFQQGLVLALDECTKVPESQQRLAACYLNLIGQIRRLYRSYCSSHPSAVCVLTDHSEELGTFMESQGASPPGILTLTTSLSKPFMRLDKYPILLQELERHMEEAHPDYSDILKVTVAFKSLVAQCQDLRKRKNLELQILSEPVRGWEGDSMKSLGHVAYMSLVHMQNGTNEEKEERYLMMFPGVLVLLSASPRMSGFIYQGRLPLTGSTVSRQTEDTENGHYTFEITGSTMDRITVFCSNPQELQEWLDHLHAYSEGASPVGTFIKPVSMVGTPTHLPSFSTPSQANRGPLEPPKTTKPWSLSCLRPAPPLKPSAALGYKEDSSKSSGPIKNFFPKRRAERKHSDEEFLLRKSTAALEEDAQILKVIEAYCTGASQHQACQHQASTAVRKVCVPQVLLPEEEKIMVEEMKNNGQTSIEEKSLVDAVYALKDEVLELKKENKWMKQCMEEEQKSRKELERVVRKLAKQKNDCAWEDGGH from the exons ATGAACCCAGAGGAGCAGACCGTAACGTGGCTGATATCATTAGGGGTGCTTAATTCACCCAAGAAAAACATAGCTGACCCAGAAGAATTTCTGAAAACATCTCTGAAAGATGGGGTCGTCTTGTGCAAACTCATGGAGCGGCTCGTGCCCGGCACTGTTCCAAAG TACTGTCAGGAACCGAGGAACGAAGCCGAATGCATCGCCAATATCAAGGAGTTTCTGAGAGGATGCACATCCTTAAAAGTAGAG ggatttgaaccagagtGCCTGTACTCTGGTGAGAAATTTAACAAAGTGCTGACCACTCTGCTGGGAGTCAACTTCGCCACCCAAG ACTGTGGCACTGAGAGGTCATGTCCCCAGTCCGGCACACCTGCTCCTAGCCAGTccaccacctcacacacacacacctcctccaggTCCAAGTCCCTGCCCAGACAATCCAAACCAGCA GAGATGTCGGAGAACGGCGGAGGCGGGCTGGTGCTGGTGAAGGCGCGCTTCCAGTTCAAGCAGAACAACGAGGATGAGCTGTCCTTCAACAAGGGAGACCTGATCAGTGTGTCGCGCCAGGAGGAGGGCGGCTGGTGGGAGGGCTCGCTCAACGGCAAGACGGGCTGGTTCCCCAGCAACTATGTCCGCGAGGTCAAGCCCTGTG ATAAACCTGTGTCTCCTAAAGCATCTCAACTGACCAAGAACTACTACACTGTG GTGGTGCAGGACATCCTGGAGCATGAGAGGGAGTTTGTCAAGGAGCTGCAGACAATGTTGAGCTGTTACCTACGACCCCTAAAGGCCAGCAACAA GCTGAGCAATACAGACAGTGGCAGTCTGAGTGGTAACCTGGAGGAGATCCTCACCTTCCAGCAGGGTCTGGTTCTTGCTCTGGACGAGTGCACCAA AGTTCCAGAGAGCCAGCAGCGATTGGCTGCCTGCTACCTCAACCTGATTGGTCAGATCAGGAGGCTGTACCGGTCATACTGTTCCAGTCACCCCTCGGCTGTCTGCGTACTCACTGACCACAG tGAGGAGCTGGGTACGTTCATGGAGAGCCAGGGGGCCAGTCCACCAGGCATCCTGACCCTGACCACCAGCCTGAGTAAACCCTTCATGAGGCTGGACAAGTATCCCATCCTGCTGCAGGAGCTGGAGAGACATatggag GAGGCCCACCCGGACTACAGTGACATCTTGAAGGTTACGGTGGCTTTTAAAAGCTTGGTG GCCCAGTGTCAGGACCTGCGGAAACGTAAGAACCTGGAACTACAGATCCTGTCGGAGCCAgtgagaggctgggagggagacAGCATGAAGTCTCTGGGTCACGTGGCCTACATGTCCCTGGTCCACATGCAGAACGGGACCAATGAG GAGAAGGAGGAGCGCTACCTCATGATGTTTCCCGGTGTGCTGGTCCTGCTGTCTGCTAGTCCGCGCATGAGCGGCTTCATATACCAG ggaagGCTGCCACTGACAGGCTCCACAGTCTCCAGGCAGACGGAGGACACGGAGAATGGCCACTACACCTTTGAGATCACAG gaagcacaaTGGATCGCATCACAGTGTTCTGCAGTAACCCCCAGGAGCTGCAGGAGTGGCTGGACCATCTCCATGCCTACAGTGAAGGAGCCAGCCCCGTGGGCACCTTTATCAAG CCGGTCAGTATGGTGGGCACCCCCACTCACCTGCCCAGCTTCAGCACCCCCAGCCAGGCCAACCGGGGACCCCTGGAGCCCCCCAAGACCACCAAGCCCTGGTCTCTGAGCTGCCTGCGCCCCGCCCCACCCCTCAAGCCCTCCGCTGCACTGGGCTACAAGGAG GACTCCAGTAAGAGCTCTGGGCCCATTAAGAATTTCTTCCCAAAACGCAGAGCAGAAAGGAAACATTCTGACGAGGAGTTCCTCTTACGGAAAA GTACAGCTGCTCTGGAGGAGGATGCCCAGATTCTGAAAGTGATCGAGGCCTACTGCACAGGGGCCAGCCAGCATCAGGCCTGCCAGCATCAGGCCAGCACAG CGGTGAGGAAAGTGTGTGTCCCTCAGGTCCTGCTGCCGGAGGAAGAGAAGATCATGGTGGAGGAGATGAAGAACAACGGTCAGACAAGCATAGAGGAAAA GAGTCTGGTTGATGCAGTATATGCTTTAAAGGATGAGGTCCTTGAATTAAAGAAG GAGAACAAGTGGATGAAGCAATGTATGGAGGAAGAGCAGAAGTCTCGTAAGGAGCTGGAGAGAGTGGTCAGGAAGCTGGCCAAGCAGAAGAACGACTGTGCTTGGGAGGATGGAGGACACTGA